A portion of the Anser cygnoides isolate HZ-2024a breed goose chromosome 25, Taihu_goose_T2T_genome, whole genome shotgun sequence genome contains these proteins:
- the BYSL gene encoding bystin, whose amino-acid sequence MPKVRRARGSAAGADRALPLPEQLLRDAAPRARARRGRAGEEEEEDEEQGCQGYVDARLSRRILQQARRQQEELEAEHGPGAPAAPRHRSRALGPALSGSGSEEEEEEEEDEEWPSLQQAAARSGEVVVNPEDEKAIEMFMNKNPPLRRTLADIIMEKITEKQTEVETALSEISGCPMPQLDPRVLEVYKGVREVLSKYRSGKLPKAFKIIPALSNWEQILYITDPETWTAAAMYQATRIFSSNLKERMAQRFYNLVLLPRVRDDIAEYKRLNFHLYMALKKALFKPGAWFKGILIPLCESGTCTLREAIIIGSILTKCSIPVLHSSAAMLKIAEMQYSGANSIFLRLLIDKKYALPFRVVDALVFHFLAFRTDQRVLPVLWHQCFLAFAQRYKEDLSSEQKEALLELLKFHSHPQISPEIRRELVNSKTRDVEGQPPAAME is encoded by the exons ATGCCCAAGGTGCGGCGGGCCCGGGGCTCCGCGGCCGGAGCCGATCGCGCGTTGCCGCTGCCCGAGCAGCTCCTGCGGGACGCGGCCCcccgggcacgggcacggcgcggccgggccggggaggaggaggaggaggatgaagagcaGGGCTGCCAAGGCTACGTGGACGCCCGGCTCTCCCGGCGCATCCTGCAGCAGgcgaggaggcagcaggaggagctggaggccgAGCACGGCCCCGgagcgcccgcagccccccggcacaGGAGCAGGGCGCtgg GTCCGGCGCTGAGCGGCTCTGGGtccgaggaggaggaagaggaggaggaggatgaagagtGGCCCTCGCTGCAGCaggcggcggcgcggagcggggaggtggtggtgaaCCCCGAGGATGAGAAGGCCATCGAGATGTTCATGAACAAGAACCCGCCGCTGAG GCGCACGCTGGCCGACATCATCATGGAGAAGATCACGGAGAAGCAGACGGAGGTGGAGACGGCGCTCTCGGAGATATCGGGCTGCCCCATGCCCCAGCTCGACCCTCGTGTCCTGGAAGTTTACAAGGGCGTCAGAGAG gtgcTGTCCAAATACAGGAGTGGGAAACTCCCCAAGGCATTTAAAATCATTCCTGCCTTGTCCAACTGGGAGCAGATCCTCTACATTACAGATCCAGAGACATGGACGGCGGCTGCCATGTACCAAGCCACCAG GATATTTTCATCCAACCTGAAAGAGAGGATGGCCCAGAGGTTCTACAACCTGGTGCTGTTGCCACGGGTCAGGGATGACATTGCCGAGTATAAGCGCCTCAACTTTCACCTCTACATGGCTTTGAAGAAGGCTCTGTTTAAGCCGGGAGCCTGGTTCAAAG GCATCCTCATTCCCCTGTGCGAGTCGGGGACCTGCACGCTGCGGGAGGCCATCATCATCGGCAGCATCCTCACCAAGTGCTCCATCCCCGTCCTCCACTCCAG CGCGGCCATGCTGAAGATCGCCGAGATGCAGTACAGCGGTGCCAACAGCATCTTCCTCCGGCTGCTCATTGACAAGAAGTACGCGCTGCCCTTCCGCGTGGTGGATGCCCTCGTCTTCCACTTCCTGGCCTTCCGCACCGACCAGCGCGTCCTGCCCGTGCTGTGGCACCAGTGCTTCCTGGCCTTCGCCCAGCGCTACAAGGAGGACCTGTCCTCGGAGCAGAAGGAGGCGTTGCTCGAGCTGCTCAAGTTCCACAGCCACCCGCAGATCTCGCCGGAGATCCGCAGGGAGCTGGTGAACTCCAAGACGCGGGACGTGGAGGGGCAGCCGCCCGCAGCCATGGAGTGA
- the CCND3 gene encoding G1/S-specific cyclin-D3 isoform X2, translated as MNYVDRYLSSVPVRKNHLQLLGAVCMLLASKLRETMPLTVEKLCIYTDNSITPQQLLDWEVLVLEKLKWDLVSVIANDFLAHILHHLPLPKDKMELVKKHAQTFIALCATDYTFVMYPPSMIATGSIGAAMHGLTLSVNDFSGEAVTELLASITGTEVDCLKACQEQIEAALAESLKQASQSQQEYSTAKTAAYPASQPTSTPTDVTDINL; from the exons ATGAACTACGTGGATCGCTACCTGTCCTCAGTCCCCGTGCGGAAAAATCActtgcagctcctgggggcggtctgcatgctgctggcttCCAAGCTGCGAGAAACCATGCCCCTTACGGTGGAGAAACTCTGCATTTACACAGACAACTCCATCACgcctcagcagctcctg GACTGGGAGGTTTTAGTCCTGGAGAAGCTAAAGTGGGACCTGGTCTCGGTGATAGCGAACGATTTCCTGGCTCAcatcctccaccacctcccgcTTCCTAAGGACAAGATGGAGCTGGTGAAGAAACACGCGCAGACCTTTATTGCCCTGTGTGCCACAG ACTACACTTTCGTCATGTACCCGCCCTCCATGATCGCGACGGGCAGCATCGGCGCGGCCATGCACGGCCTGACGCTCTCTGTGAACGACTTCAGCGGCGAGGCCGTCACTGAGCTGCTGGCCAGCATCACCGGCACGGAGGTG GACTGCCTGAAAGCCTGTCAGGAGCAGATCGAGGCAGCTTTAGCCGAGAGCCTGAAGCAAGCGTCCCAAAGCCAGCAGGAATACAGCACCGCCAAGACTGCCGCCTACCCGGCCAGCCAGCCCACCAGCACGCCCACAGACGTCACGGACATCAACCTGTGA
- the CCND3 gene encoding G1/S-specific cyclin-D3 isoform X1, with the protein MELLCVEAVPRAPRAGRDPQLLGDRRVLQNLLSQEERYSPRVSYFQCVQQEIKPYMRKMLAFWMLEVCEEQKCEEEVFPLAMNYVDRYLSSVPVRKNHLQLLGAVCMLLASKLRETMPLTVEKLCIYTDNSITPQQLLDWEVLVLEKLKWDLVSVIANDFLAHILHHLPLPKDKMELVKKHAQTFIALCATDYTFVMYPPSMIATGSIGAAMHGLTLSVNDFSGEAVTELLASITGTEVDCLKACQEQIEAALAESLKQASQSQQEYSTAKTAAYPASQPTSTPTDVTDINL; encoded by the exons ATGGAGCTGCTGTGCGTGGAAGCcgtgccccgagccccccgcgccGGGCGGGACCCGCAGCTGCTGGGGGACCGGCGGGTGCTGCAGAACCTGCTGAGCCAGGAGGAGCGCTACAGCCCCCGCGTCTCCTACTTCCAGTGCGTGCAGCAGGAGATCAAGCCGTACATGCGGAAAATGCTGGCGTTTTGGATGCTGGAG GTGTGCGAGGAGCAGAAATGCGAAGAAGAGGTCTTCCCCTTGGCCATGAACTACGTGGATCGCTACCTGTCCTCAGTCCCCGTGCGGAAAAATCActtgcagctcctgggggcggtctgcatgctgctggcttCCAAGCTGCGAGAAACCATGCCCCTTACGGTGGAGAAACTCTGCATTTACACAGACAACTCCATCACgcctcagcagctcctg GACTGGGAGGTTTTAGTCCTGGAGAAGCTAAAGTGGGACCTGGTCTCGGTGATAGCGAACGATTTCCTGGCTCAcatcctccaccacctcccgcTTCCTAAGGACAAGATGGAGCTGGTGAAGAAACACGCGCAGACCTTTATTGCCCTGTGTGCCACAG ACTACACTTTCGTCATGTACCCGCCCTCCATGATCGCGACGGGCAGCATCGGCGCGGCCATGCACGGCCTGACGCTCTCTGTGAACGACTTCAGCGGCGAGGCCGTCACTGAGCTGCTGGCCAGCATCACCGGCACGGAGGTG GACTGCCTGAAAGCCTGTCAGGAGCAGATCGAGGCAGCTTTAGCCGAGAGCCTGAAGCAAGCGTCCCAAAGCCAGCAGGAATACAGCACCGCCAAGACTGCCGCCTACCCGGCCAGCCAGCCCACCAGCACGCCCACAGACGTCACGGACATCAACCTGTGA